In the Mya arenaria isolate MELC-2E11 chromosome 11, ASM2691426v1 genome, one interval contains:
- the LOC128208219 gene encoding uncharacterized protein LOC128208219, whose protein sequence is MGNRPSRRNRGAKGRYGHPIGEIYEEGDHIEDIEGTEPDSYNKFLAWMIEMAENDDSDLDSPDFVEHITSVCAKKQRQFSRQFSQSQYQQPSFDCHLEVPTLELPARQHSVESTTSSKYSRSSRSKEDLLDPKTRFRRTKLSRQRTVDFSDDGDITGLSGGSSFERDDYNDQSHCGDTVLLNKYTETSFMRNPKRPPLWKNNSCTTYSNISPSLGDLLNVQSRRKSKSLMTMRKALSETRNDDEITPITEETVVKLLDDNILDGNMADILFSVEALWPKGSKRLT, encoded by the exons ATGGGGAATAGACCAAGTAGAAGGAATAGAGGGGCCAAGGGTCGATATGGGCATCCAATAGGAGAAATATATG AAGAAGGGGATCATATTGAAGACATAGAAGGAACAGAGCCTGACTCATACAACAAGTTCCTAGCGTGGATGATAGAAATGGCAGAAAATGACGACAGCGATCTCGATTCTCCCGACTTTGTGGAACATATAACGTCCGTGTGTGCCAAGAAGCAACGCCAGTTTTCAAGACAGTTTTCACAATCGCAATACCAACAGCCCTCGTTTGACTGTCACCTTGAAGTACCAACATTGGAACTTCCAGCACGCCAACACTCCGTAGAATCAACGACCAGTTCAAAGTACAGTCGGTCTTCACGGTCGAAAGAGGATCTGTTGGATCCAAAAACAAGATTCAGAAGGACGAAACTGAGTAGGCAGAGAACCGTGGATTTTTCAGACGATGGTGATATAACGGGGTTGTCAGGTGGTAGCAGTTTTGAAAGAGACGATTACAATGACCAGTCACACTGTGGAGATACCGTTTTGTTGAATAAGTACACTGAAACATCATTCATGAGAAACCCAAAGAGACCGCCTCTGTGGAAAAATAACAGTTGCACAACATATAGCAATATTAGTCCTAGTCTCGGGGACCTGTTGAACGTCCAGAGTAGACGGAAAAGCAAGAGTTTAATGACGATGAGGAAGGCGCTGTCGGAAACCAGGAATGACGATGAAATTACACCAATAACAGAGGAGACCGTCGTCAAACTCCTTGATGATAATATATTAGACGGAAATATGGCAGATATATTGTTTTCAGTAGAAGCGTTGTGGCCAAAAGGTTCGAAAAGGTTAACGTGA